The following proteins come from a genomic window of Planctomycetota bacterium:
- a CDS encoding dipeptidase: MPAPFESYLTEHAARFEDELCQWLRIPSVSAISAHRNDTRRAAAWVAGQLQALGLQVEQVETPGHPIIYAEWLGALGAPTVLVYGHYDVQPADPLDEWITPPFEPARREGNIYARGATDDKGQVLTHVKAAEAWLRTAGKLPVNLKFLIEGEEEVGSENLEPFVAANRDKLACDVIVISDTAQYAPGKPAITYGLRGIAYFEVKLRGPAKDLHSGIFGGAVSNPANALAKMLGGLVDEQGRIQVPGFYDHVVPLTPREREQFAALNYDDAELCKQLEVGGLSGEAGYSTLERRWARPTCDINGLTSGYQGEGAKTVLPCRASAKLSFRLVPNQTPAEVERGLRTFLQSRLPPGVTMEIVAHHGAPGILTPLESPYMAAAEQAIAAGFGTPPVLVREGGSIPIVSTFKELLGVDTLLLGWGLNDDGAHGPNEKFCLADYHRAIKSSAWLWEHIGRLKGAKK, translated from the coding sequence CCCGTTTGAATCTTACCTGACTGAACATGCCGCCCGGTTTGAGGACGAACTCTGCCAGTGGCTGCGGATTCCCAGCGTCAGCGCCATTTCGGCCCATCGCAACGACACGCGCCGCGCCGCCGCCTGGGTCGCTGGCCAGTTGCAGGCCCTGGGCCTGCAGGTCGAGCAAGTCGAAACGCCGGGGCACCCGATCATCTATGCCGAGTGGCTGGGTGCGCTGGGGGCGCCGACCGTGTTGGTCTATGGCCATTACGACGTGCAGCCGGCCGACCCATTGGACGAGTGGATCACCCCGCCGTTCGAGCCGGCCCGCCGCGAGGGAAACATTTACGCCCGCGGCGCCACCGACGACAAGGGACAGGTACTCACCCATGTGAAGGCGGCCGAGGCTTGGCTGCGCACGGCGGGCAAGTTGCCGGTGAACCTCAAGTTCCTGATCGAGGGAGAAGAGGAAGTCGGCAGCGAGAACCTCGAACCGTTCGTGGCCGCCAACCGCGACAAGCTGGCCTGCGATGTGATCGTGATCAGCGACACGGCCCAATACGCCCCCGGCAAGCCGGCTATCACGTACGGACTGCGCGGCATCGCTTATTTCGAGGTCAAGCTCCGCGGGCCGGCCAAGGACTTGCACTCGGGCATCTTCGGCGGCGCAGTCAGCAACCCGGCCAATGCGCTGGCCAAGATGCTGGGCGGGCTGGTCGATGAGCAAGGTCGCATTCAGGTGCCAGGGTTCTACGATCATGTTGTGCCGCTGACGCCGCGCGAGCGCGAACAGTTCGCGGCCCTGAACTATGACGACGCCGAGCTATGCAAACAATTGGAAGTAGGCGGACTGAGCGGCGAAGCGGGCTACAGCACGCTCGAACGCCGTTGGGCGCGGCCGACGTGCGACATCAACGGCCTGACCTCGGGCTATCAAGGCGAAGGGGCCAAGACGGTCCTGCCCTGCCGCGCCAGCGCCAAGCTGAGCTTCCGCCTAGTGCCGAACCAGACGCCGGCCGAAGTCGAGCGCGGGCTGCGCACCTTTTTGCAAAGTCGACTGCCGCCGGGCGTCACGATGGAGATTGTGGCCCACCACGGCGCGCCGGGCATTTTGACGCCGCTGGAAAGCCCGTACATGGCCGCCGCCGAGCAGGCGATCGCGGCCGGGTTCGGCACGCCGCCGGTGTTGGTCCGCGAGGGGGGCTCGATCCCCATCGTGTCGACGTTCAAAGAATTGCTGGGGGTCGATACACTGCTGCTGGGCTGGGGACTGAACGATGACGGCGCGCACGGGCCGAACGAAAAGTTCTGCCTGGCCGATTACCACCGCGCCATCAAGAGCAGCGCCTGGCTTTGGGAACACATCGGCCGCTTGAAGGGCGCGAAGAAATAA
- the serS gene encoding serine--tRNA ligase has protein sequence MLDRKFIVDNAAAVKANCAARGVKADVDRFVALEADRRQLQAKTDELNRQANEVAKNIGRAKDAAERDARKEEGRAIREQVTAVEHQMTAVAEELDTVQRGIPNMSHPSAPPGAGDDKAVEVRRGKAPIPKFDFKPLDHVTLGEKLGIIDLEGGARVTGHGFYFLKNDAVLLELALQRWAVGLLMGEGFTAAITPDLALNEVLHGTGYIPRGPETQIYSIANTDLSLVATAEITLGGLMRDQILDVEQLPIKLCGISHCYRTEAGAAGRATRGLYRVHQFTKVEMFAFTTPDASDAALEMLRDLECRIFDELGVPYRVIDIAAGDLGGPAYRKYDLEAWMPGRGEAGEFGEVTSTSNCTDYQARRLGIRFRRKGEKGTQFVHTLNGTAVAISRALIAIIENYQQADGTIRVPKVLQPWVGKEVIG, from the coding sequence ATGCTCGATCGCAAATTCATTGTCGATAATGCCGCGGCTGTGAAAGCCAACTGCGCGGCGCGCGGCGTCAAGGCCGACGTCGACCGGTTCGTCGCGCTCGAAGCCGACCGCCGCCAATTGCAAGCCAAGACCGACGAGCTGAACCGCCAGGCCAACGAGGTGGCCAAGAACATCGGCCGCGCCAAGGACGCCGCCGAGCGCGACGCCCGCAAGGAAGAAGGGCGGGCCATCCGCGAACAGGTGACCGCCGTCGAGCATCAGATGACCGCCGTGGCCGAGGAACTCGACACGGTGCAGCGCGGCATCCCCAACATGTCGCACCCATCGGCCCCGCCGGGTGCCGGCGACGACAAGGCCGTCGAAGTCCGCCGCGGCAAGGCGCCAATCCCCAAGTTCGACTTCAAGCCGTTGGATCACGTCACCCTGGGCGAGAAGCTGGGGATCATCGACCTGGAAGGGGGCGCGCGGGTCACGGGGCACGGCTTTTACTTCTTGAAGAACGACGCCGTGCTATTGGAGCTGGCGCTGCAGCGCTGGGCCGTGGGATTGCTGATGGGCGAAGGTTTCACGGCCGCCATCACTCCAGACCTGGCGCTGAACGAAGTGCTGCACGGCACGGGCTATATTCCGCGCGGACCAGAGACCCAGATTTACAGCATCGCGAACACCGACCTCAGCCTGGTGGCGACGGCTGAAATCACGCTGGGCGGTTTGATGCGTGACCAGATTCTCGATGTCGAGCAACTGCCGATCAAACTCTGTGGCATCAGTCACTGCTACCGCACCGAAGCGGGCGCGGCAGGCCGCGCCACCCGCGGGCTTTACCGCGTACACCAGTTCACCAAGGTCGAGATGTTCGCCTTCACGACGCCCGACGCCAGCGACGCCGCGTTGGAAATGCTGCGTGACTTGGAATGCCGCATCTTTGACGAGTTGGGCGTCCCCTACCGCGTGATTGACATCGCGGCGGGCGATCTTGGCGGGCCGGCGTATCGCAAGTACGACCTTGAAGCCTGGATGCCGGGGCGGGGCGAAGCCGGCGAGTTTGGCGAAGTGACCAGCACGAGCAACTGCACCGATTACCAGGCCCGCCGCTTGGGCATACGCTTCCGCCGCAAGGGAGAAAAGGGAACGCAGTTCGTTCATACCCTGAACGGCACCGCCGTGGCGATCAGCCGCGCGTTGATCGCGATTATCGAGAACTACCAGCAAGCCGACGGCACGATCCGCGTGCCCAAGGTGCTGCAGCCGTGGGTGGGCAAGGAAGTGATCGGCTGA
- a CDS encoding WecB/TagA/CpsF family glycosyltransferase produces the protein MAELLVYQSVTAPEPAMEKPELTFSSSVVPVSNPAAPLAQNEWFALSGSPTLPAGKPGVEDHATKPLWSLPLPASARRFRVLDVSMLDMTFDDALALCEWLVLNPGDQPHTLYYANAHTLNLAYEEPSFREVLNRATVVLGDGTGVRWAARMQGVRVQANLNGTDLVPEFLEVTSGKRFGYYLLGSTPEIVARSAAVAAEMFPGWTQCGFHAGFLSEANESAVIDEINRVRPHLLLVAMGNPIQEKWIDRNRSRLNARLCMGVGALVDRWAGELIRAPLWVRKLGMEWADILRRQPHKWQRYVLGNPKYLWRIVQERCRQICTRGC, from the coding sequence ATGGCGGAGCTGCTCGTTTACCAATCAGTCACCGCGCCCGAGCCCGCCATGGAAAAGCCCGAACTCACCTTTTCTTCCTCCGTCGTCCCGGTGTCGAACCCAGCGGCCCCCTTGGCCCAGAACGAATGGTTCGCGCTAAGCGGCTCGCCGACATTGCCGGCCGGAAAACCTGGCGTCGAGGACCACGCGACGAAGCCGCTCTGGTCGTTGCCGTTGCCGGCGTCGGCGCGTCGGTTTCGCGTGCTCGATGTGTCGATGCTCGACATGACGTTCGACGACGCGCTGGCCCTCTGCGAATGGCTGGTATTGAATCCTGGCGATCAGCCACACACGCTGTACTATGCCAACGCCCACACGTTGAACCTGGCTTATGAAGAGCCGAGTTTCCGCGAGGTGCTGAACCGCGCGACCGTCGTCCTGGGCGATGGCACCGGCGTGCGCTGGGCCGCGCGCATGCAAGGTGTGCGCGTGCAGGCGAACCTGAACGGCACCGACCTGGTCCCCGAGTTCTTGGAAGTCACATCCGGCAAGCGGTTCGGCTATTACCTGCTGGGGAGCACGCCCGAGATCGTGGCTCGCTCGGCCGCCGTGGCGGCTGAGATGTTTCCGGGCTGGACCCAGTGCGGCTTTCACGCTGGCTTTCTGAGCGAGGCGAACGAGTCAGCCGTGATCGACGAAATCAATCGGGTAAGGCCGCACTTGTTGTTGGTGGCGATGGGGAACCCAATCCAAGAGAAATGGATCGATCGCAACCGGTCGCGACTGAACGCGCGATTGTGCATGGGGGTCGGCGCGCTGGTTGACCGCTGGGCGGGCGAGTTGATTCGCGCGCCGCTCTGGGTCCGCAAGCTCGGCATGGAATGGGCCGACATCTTGCGACGCCAACCCCACAAGTGGCAACGCTACGTGCTAGGAAATCCGAAGTACCTGTGGCGCATCGTCCAGGAACGCTGCCGGCAAATATGCACGCGGGGCTGCTGA
- a CDS encoding DinB family protein, which translates to MFEYALPIYAFGLTYAQKLVADLDDAQLCAQPVPERTMNHAAFTLGHLAWVSEAGGNLLGAPPTATPDRKELFGMGSTPSSDRAIYPSKAELLAWLEAGHARLVTAVQGAQPEVFTQPAPERMRARFPTMGSLILGLMTSHEATHLGQLSAWRRAMGLPPVF; encoded by the coding sequence ATGTTTGAATACGCCCTACCGATTTATGCCTTTGGCCTGACCTATGCCCAAAAACTGGTGGCCGATTTGGACGATGCGCAACTGTGCGCCCAGCCAGTGCCAGAGCGGACCATGAACCACGCGGCGTTCACGCTGGGGCACCTGGCCTGGGTCAGCGAAGCGGGCGGCAATCTGCTCGGCGCGCCGCCGACCGCCACGCCAGATCGCAAGGAACTCTTCGGCATGGGCTCCACGCCCAGCAGCGACCGCGCGATCTATCCGAGCAAGGCCGAGTTGCTGGCCTGGCTCGAAGCCGGCCACGCGCGACTGGTCACCGCGGTGCAAGGCGCCCAACCCGAAGTCTTCACCCAGCCAGCGCCCGAGCGAATGAGAGCCCGTTTTCCCACGATGGGGAGCTTGATCCTGGGGCTAATGACGTCGCACGAAGCGACGCATCTGGGACAGCTTTCCGCCTGGCGCAGGGCGATGGGCCTGCCGCCGGTGTTTTAA
- a CDS encoding sugar phosphate isomerase/epimerase: MLQLKIALQLRSLPTSFRRALDVARQLNIDAVEIDARGEVNPQLGETGIRQVRKLLDDQGLRVAAVEFRTRRGYEVEEDLQPRVEATRAAMRLAYELGARVVVNQVGRVPADDKSPIWQRLTEVLADLGAYGQKVGAMLCTETGAESGADLRRLLEALPKGALGVTFDPGNLIVNGFSSQDAAQELAGWIEHVHVNDAVRDLARGRGMAVEIGRGAADFPALLGLLEERQYRGYLSIERGSVDNPALEVSQAVQYLRNL, translated from the coding sequence GTGCTGCAACTTAAGATCGCCCTGCAACTGCGCAGTCTGCCGACGAGCTTTCGGCGGGCGCTCGACGTGGCCCGACAACTGAACATCGACGCCGTCGAGATCGACGCCCGAGGCGAGGTGAACCCGCAACTTGGCGAGACGGGCATCCGCCAGGTCCGCAAGCTGCTCGACGACCAGGGGCTGCGCGTGGCGGCCGTCGAGTTTCGCACTCGGCGAGGCTACGAAGTCGAAGAAGACTTGCAGCCCCGCGTCGAAGCGACGCGCGCGGCCATGCGCTTGGCGTATGAACTAGGCGCGCGGGTCGTCGTGAACCAGGTAGGGCGCGTGCCCGCTGACGACAAGAGCCCCATCTGGCAACGCTTGACCGAAGTGCTGGCCGACCTGGGAGCCTATGGCCAGAAGGTCGGCGCGATGTTGTGTACCGAGACGGGAGCGGAAAGCGGCGCCGATTTGCGGCGGCTGCTCGAAGCCTTGCCCAAGGGAGCGCTCGGCGTGACGTTCGATCCTGGCAACCTGATCGTCAACGGCTTTTCGTCGCAAGACGCCGCCCAGGAATTGGCCGGCTGGATCGAGCACGTCCATGTGAATGACGCGGTTCGCGACCTGGCCCGCGGGCGGGGCATGGCGGTCGAGATCGGTCGCGGCGCGGCCGACTTTCCGGCGCTGCTGGGCCTGCTCGAAGAGCGGCAGTACCGAGGCTATCTTTCGATCGAGCGCGGCTCGGTCGACAACCCGGCGCTCGAAGTTTCGCAAGCGGTGCAGTATTTGCGGAATCTATAA